In the Sphingomonas sp. LM7 genome, one interval contains:
- the infC gene encoding translation initiation factor IF-3, with the protein MNGPRFNEFIQSAKVRVIDHEGENLGVMFTREAMEQAREVGLDLVEVSPNADPPVAKFLDVGKFKYEAQKKANQARKTQKTQEIKEIKMRPNIDDHDYDTKMKAIHKFLGEGDKVKITLRFRGRELSHGQLGMILLKRVQDDTAEIAKIESYPRMEGRQMLMVISPK; encoded by the coding sequence ATGAACGGCCCGCGTTTCAATGAATTCATTCAGTCGGCCAAGGTCCGGGTGATCGACCATGAGGGCGAGAATCTCGGCGTGATGTTCACGCGCGAGGCGATGGAGCAGGCGCGCGAGGTCGGCCTCGACCTCGTCGAAGTGTCGCCCAACGCCGATCCGCCCGTCGCCAAGTTCCTCGACGTCGGCAAGTTCAAATACGAGGCCCAGAAAAAGGCCAACCAGGCGCGGAAGACCCAGAAGACGCAGGAGATCAAGGAGATCAAGATGCGTCCGAACATCGACGATCATGATTATGATACGAAGATGAAGGCGATCCACAAGTTCCTGGGCGAAGGCGACAAGGTGAAGATCACCCTGCGTTTCCGCGGCCGCGAGCTTTCGCACGGCCAGCTCGGCATGATCCTGCTCAAGCGCGTGCAGGACGATACGGCGGAAATCGCCAAGATCGAGAGCTATCCGCGCATGGAAGGCCGTCAGATGCTGATGGTCATCTCGCCCAAGTGA
- a CDS encoding LD-carboxypeptidase — translation MRIGVVAPARPVSREGSLRMAAFMALTYPDHDIVFHEQCYYESGHFAGTDEQRAAAFLEYANDPAFDAIWFARGGYGSNRILDMVMPQLGAAAGRKTYMGFSDMGFLLGALYARRIGRPVHASMASSLGKDDTGEAAGWALGWLIDKDRRALEPSLADGRPAAAFNLAILTAMIGTKWLPDLTDHVLMIEEVDEPLYRIDRMLFQMAHSTQLKGIAGVRLGAVTSIADNGNDFGETIEQIITRWCRDMKVPYLGRAEIGHVELNRVVPFGLG, via the coding sequence ATGCGTATCGGAGTGGTAGCACCCGCAAGGCCGGTCAGCCGCGAAGGCTCGCTGCGGATGGCGGCGTTCATGGCGCTGACCTATCCCGACCACGACATCGTCTTCCACGAGCAATGCTATTACGAATCCGGCCACTTCGCCGGCACCGACGAGCAGCGCGCCGCCGCCTTCCTCGAATATGCCAACGACCCCGCCTTCGACGCGATCTGGTTCGCGCGCGGCGGCTATGGCTCGAACCGCATCCTCGACATGGTGATGCCGCAGCTGGGCGCTGCCGCCGGCCGCAAGACCTATATGGGCTTCTCCGACATGGGCTTCCTGCTCGGCGCCCTTTACGCCCGCCGCATCGGTCGTCCGGTCCACGCCTCGATGGCGAGCAGCCTCGGCAAGGACGACACCGGCGAGGCCGCGGGCTGGGCGCTGGGCTGGCTGATCGACAAGGACCGCCGCGCGCTGGAGCCGAGCCTGGCCGATGGCCGCCCCGCCGCCGCGTTCAACCTGGCGATCCTGACTGCGATGATCGGCACCAAATGGCTGCCCGACCTCACCGATCACGTGCTGATGATCGAGGAAGTCGATGAGCCGCTCTACCGGATCGACCGCATGCTCTTCCAGATGGCGCATTCCACCCAGCTCAAGGGAATCGCCGGGGTGCGGCTCGGCGCAGTCACTTCGATCGCAGATAACGGCAACGACTTTGGCGAGACGATCGAGCAGATCATCACCCGCTGGTGCCGCGACATGAAGGTCCCTTATCTCGGCCGCGCCGAGATCGGCCATGTCGAACTGAACCGCGTGGTGCCGTTCGGGCTGGGCTGA
- a CDS encoding family 43 glycosylhydrolase: MNQNLNRRELIVGSAALTLAAAVPAAAQPKEAKIENPLVLQRADPQILRHGGWFYFTGSVPEYDRIVLRRAKTIAGLKDAPETVLWQRPASGKLAGYIWAPEIHHFDGAWHVYFAAGDGDDKFHIRTYVLQGKGANPLTADWSLLGQFETPWDTFTLDSTIFEHKGVRYICWAQKEPGIETNSNLYLAPLKTPTTLAAPPARLTVPTLDWEVQGYKVAEGPALLARNGKLFLTYSASATDARYCMGLLTADADANIMDPKSWTKSPVPVFATSEANQVFGPGHNSFVVDEKGRDLLVYHGRDYREIKGNPLFDPNRHARVQPVQYRKDGTPDFGVPVANGVVR; this comes from the coding sequence ATGAACCAGAACCTAAATCGACGCGAACTGATCGTCGGCAGCGCGGCGCTCACCCTTGCCGCCGCCGTGCCGGCGGCCGCGCAGCCCAAGGAGGCGAAGATCGAAAACCCCCTCGTGCTCCAGCGCGCCGACCCGCAGATCCTGCGCCATGGCGGCTGGTTCTACTTCACCGGATCGGTTCCCGAATATGACCGCATCGTCCTGCGCCGCGCGAAGACGATCGCAGGACTGAAGGACGCGCCGGAGACGGTGCTGTGGCAGCGCCCGGCGAGCGGCAAGCTGGCCGGCTATATCTGGGCGCCCGAGATTCATCATTTCGACGGCGCCTGGCATGTCTATTTCGCCGCGGGCGATGGCGACGACAAGTTCCATATCAGAACCTATGTGCTCCAGGGCAAGGGCGCGAACCCGCTGACTGCCGACTGGTCGCTGCTCGGCCAGTTCGAGACGCCGTGGGACACCTTCACCCTCGACAGCACGATCTTCGAGCACAAGGGCGTGCGCTATATTTGCTGGGCGCAGAAGGAGCCGGGGATCGAGACCAACAGCAACCTCTATCTCGCGCCGTTGAAAACCCCGACCACGCTCGCCGCGCCCCCCGCGCGCCTGACCGTGCCGACGCTCGATTGGGAAGTGCAGGGCTACAAGGTCGCCGAAGGCCCGGCGCTGCTGGCGCGAAACGGCAAGCTGTTCCTGACTTATTCGGCGAGCGCCACCGATGCGCGCTATTGCATGGGGCTGCTCACTGCCGACGCAGATGCAAACATCATGGATCCGAAGTCCTGGACCAAGTCGCCCGTCCCTGTGTTCGCCACTTCGGAGGCGAACCAGGTATTCGGTCCCGGGCACAACAGCTTCGTCGTCGACGAGAAAGGCCGTGACCTGCTCGTCTATCACGGCCGCGACTATCGCGAGATCAAGGGCAACCCGCTGTTTGATCCCAATCGCCATGCGCGGGTGCAGCCGGTGCAGTATCGCAAGGACGGCACGCCGGACTTCGGGGTACCGGTGGCGAACGGGGTGGTGCGCTAG
- a CDS encoding type II toxin-antitoxin system RelE/ParE family toxin has translation MKRWRLEWNERANDDLWEIWKHVAAEDRAAADRLVAALTAVFAKAADYPYMGHINEALGEDYRILTRRD, from the coding sequence GTGAAGCGATGGCGGCTCGAGTGGAACGAGCGCGCCAACGACGACTTATGGGAGATTTGGAAGCACGTCGCAGCCGAGGATCGTGCGGCTGCCGATCGCCTGGTGGCCGCGCTTACCGCAGTTTTCGCCAAGGCTGCTGATTACCCCTATATGGGACATATCAACGAGGCGTTGGGAGAGGACTATCGCATTCTGACACGTCGCGACTAA
- a CDS encoding VOC family protein gives MPVIGFGGFFFRAQDPEAMTAWYRDTLGVGGGCGKDANGQSSDWFWYPEPGPVVFAPFKASTDYFAADKQVMLNFRVRDLDSLLDQLNALGIEITTKDEWDTPETGRFARIHDPEGNPIELWEPPA, from the coding sequence ATGCCGGTGATCGGATTTGGCGGTTTCTTCTTCCGCGCGCAGGACCCGGAAGCGATGACGGCCTGGTATCGCGATACGCTGGGCGTCGGCGGCGGCTGCGGCAAGGACGCAAACGGGCAGTCGAGCGACTGGTTCTGGTATCCTGAACCCGGCCCCGTGGTGTTTGCGCCGTTCAAGGCGAGCACCGATTATTTCGCCGCGGACAAGCAGGTCATGCTCAACTTCCGCGTCCGCGACCTCGACAGCCTGCTCGACCAGCTCAACGCGCTGGGCATCGAGATCACCACCAAGGACGAATGGGACACCCCCGAAACGGGACGCTTCGCGCGGATCCATGATCCCGAGGGCAATCCGATCGAATTGTGGGAGCCGCCGGCATGA
- the murC gene encoding UDP-N-acetylmuramate--L-alanine ligase, whose amino-acid sequence MQHGKPYFFVGIGGSGMMPLAMILAGQGAKVAGSDRSLDAGRLPAKFDDLKRRGAALFPQDGSGIASPDQIVVASAAIEASVPDMVRAAELGNARMTRAELNAQLFNAAPLSIGVAGTSGKSTVTGMIGWILHAVGRDPTVMNGAVMKNFVSPQAPFASALVGAGDSYVSEVDESDGSIALYRPRVAVLNNVSLDHMPMAQLIELFGAFIAKAGKAVVNLDNGEGAALAMTLPADRLTTFAIDGAADLVARDIEQQRFGAAFTLEAGAESVRVTLQVPGRHNVSNALAALGAVQAAGVPLDDAVRAIAGFTGLKRRFELVGDANGVAVIDDFGHNPDKIAATLDTLHAFPGRLLLMFQPHGYGPLKVMREALVAMFASKLGADDLLVLPDPVYQGGTVNREVTSADIVAEIAATGKQARHIPEREAAAAHLVAQARPGDRIVLMGARDDTLSLLAQDMVGQLAR is encoded by the coding sequence ATGCAGCACGGCAAACCTTACTTCTTCGTCGGCATCGGTGGCTCCGGCATGATGCCGCTGGCGATGATCCTGGCCGGGCAGGGCGCCAAAGTCGCCGGATCGGACCGAAGCCTCGACGCCGGCCGGCTGCCCGCCAAGTTCGACGACCTCAAGCGCCGCGGCGCCGCGCTGTTCCCGCAGGACGGCAGCGGCATCGCCTCGCCCGATCAGATCGTCGTCGCGTCTGCAGCGATCGAGGCGAGCGTGCCCGACATGGTTCGTGCCGCCGAACTCGGCAATGCGCGGATGACGCGCGCCGAATTGAACGCCCAGCTGTTCAACGCCGCGCCGCTGTCGATCGGCGTGGCGGGGACCAGCGGCAAATCGACCGTGACCGGGATGATCGGCTGGATCCTCCACGCAGTCGGCCGCGATCCCACGGTGATGAACGGTGCGGTGATGAAGAACTTCGTCTCGCCGCAGGCGCCCTTCGCGAGCGCGCTGGTCGGCGCGGGGGATTCGTACGTCAGCGAAGTCGACGAGAGCGACGGATCGATCGCGCTCTATCGGCCCAGGGTCGCGGTGCTCAACAATGTCAGCCTCGATCACATGCCGATGGCGCAGCTGATCGAGCTGTTCGGCGCCTTCATCGCCAAGGCGGGCAAGGCAGTGGTCAACCTCGACAATGGCGAAGGCGCGGCGCTGGCGATGACGCTGCCCGCCGATCGGCTGACGACCTTTGCGATCGACGGCGCGGCCGATCTGGTGGCGCGCGATATCGAGCAGCAGCGCTTCGGCGCGGCGTTCACGCTGGAAGCCGGTGCGGAATCGGTGCGGGTGACGCTCCAGGTGCCCGGGCGGCACAATGTCTCGAACGCGCTCGCCGCGCTTGGTGCGGTACAGGCGGCCGGCGTCCCGCTCGACGACGCGGTCCGCGCGATCGCGGGGTTCACCGGGCTCAAGCGGCGCTTCGAGCTTGTCGGCGACGCCAACGGCGTCGCGGTGATCGACGATTTCGGGCACAATCCGGACAAGATCGCGGCGACGCTCGATACGCTCCACGCCTTTCCCGGCCGGCTGCTGCTGATGTTCCAGCCGCACGGCTATGGCCCGCTCAAGGTGATGCGCGAAGCGCTGGTCGCAATGTTCGCGTCGAAGCTCGGCGCCGACGATCTGCTGGTCCTGCCCGACCCGGTCTATCAGGGCGGCACCGTCAACCGCGAAGTGACCAGCGCCGACATCGTCGCGGAGATCGCCGCCACCGGGAAGCAGGCACGCCACATCCCCGAACGCGAGGCGGCCGCGGCGCATCTGGTGGCGCAGGCGCGGCCGGGCGACCGCATCGTCCTGATGGGCGCGCGCGACGACACGCTGAGCCTGCTGGCGCAGGACATGGTGGGCCAGCTCGCCCGCTAG
- a CDS encoding copper resistance protein B, whose translation MRLLALLLGLAPLMFAGAACAQDHSMHDMHAAQTPPPQTSPQPDPHAGHDMSTMEAPVQPTDPHASHAMPGAPGPASGTDLPAGTAPAPPPAVDRAADRYWGVDAMAQAERKLRREHGGGRWHRMLFDLAEVQVRDGRDGYRWDAEAWIGGDIDRLVVKTEGSGDFGGGIDDAEIQALYGRALDPWWNVEAGIRQDLGPGRRATYAALGVEGMAPYWLGLEGGLFLSTNGDLLARIQGAYDQRITQDLVLQPRAEANLAAQDVPQDRIGAGLSNIELGLRLRYERARAFAPYLGVSWDRRLGRTATQARRRGEDIGGASFVAGIRSWF comes from the coding sequence ATGAGGCTGCTCGCGCTGCTGCTCGGCCTTGCCCCGCTGATGTTTGCCGGCGCCGCATGCGCGCAGGACCATTCGATGCACGACATGCATGCCGCGCAGACGCCGCCGCCACAGACGTCCCCGCAACCCGATCCGCATGCCGGCCATGACATGTCGACGATGGAGGCCCCGGTGCAACCCACCGACCCGCATGCGAGTCATGCCATGCCCGGCGCGCCCGGACCGGCGAGCGGCACCGACCTGCCCGCCGGTACCGCCCCCGCGCCGCCCCCTGCGGTCGACCGCGCAGCGGATCGCTATTGGGGCGTCGATGCGATGGCGCAGGCGGAACGCAAGCTGCGGCGCGAACATGGCGGCGGGCGCTGGCATCGGATGCTGTTCGATCTGGCCGAAGTGCAGGTCCGCGACGGACGCGACGGCTATCGCTGGGACGCCGAGGCCTGGATCGGCGGCGACATCGACCGCCTCGTCGTCAAGACCGAAGGCAGCGGCGATTTCGGCGGCGGGATCGACGATGCCGAAATCCAGGCGCTATACGGTCGCGCGCTCGATCCCTGGTGGAACGTCGAGGCAGGCATCCGCCAGGATCTCGGCCCCGGCAGGCGCGCCACCTATGCCGCGCTCGGCGTCGAGGGCATGGCGCCCTACTGGCTCGGGCTCGAAGGCGGGTTGTTCCTGTCGACCAACGGTGACCTGCTCGCCCGGATCCAGGGTGCGTATGATCAGCGGATCACCCAGGATCTGGTGCTCCAGCCGCGCGCCGAAGCCAATCTTGCCGCCCAGGACGTGCCGCAAGACCGCATCGGCGCCGGCCTGTCCAATATCGAACTGGGGCTGCGCCTCCGCTACGAACGGGCCCGCGCATTCGCGCCCTATCTGGGCGTGTCGTGGGATCGCAGACTCGGGAGAACCGCGACCCAGGCGCGTCGCCGCGGCGAGGACATCGGCGGCGCGAGCTTCGTCGCGGGTATTCGAAGCTGGTTCTAG
- the thrS gene encoding threonine--tRNA ligase, producing the protein MFRITLPDGSVREVAPGTTPADIAAAIGPGLAKAAIAARVDGELRDIGRPFEGDSQLALVTAKNEADALELARHDYAHILAEAVQKLFPDTQITFGPSTDDGFYYDFAPKDRPFTEEDLPAIEAEMRKIIAADEPLIREVWSRADLIARWTAQGESFKAEWAHELPEGEELTVYRAGKGEDAWLDMCRGPHLASTGKVDPNAFKLTRVSGAYWRGDQKNAMLSRIYGTGWLNKKQLDEHLHRLEEAAKRDHRKLGQEMDLFHLQAEAHGSVFWHPNGFTIWRALEAYMRRAIDAAGYQEVKTPQVMDARQWEQSGHWGKYRENMFVIPDEVPNVDDEGPIVSDDAQWMALKPMNCPAHILIFRQGIKSYRDLPLRLYENGCCHRNEPHGALHGLMRVRQFTQDDAHIFCREDQIVDEVQAFCRLADRIYRDFGFTYSIKLALRPDKRFGTEEMWDQAETELRDAVVRAGLATEEYGWEELPGEGAFYAPKLEWHLTDAIGRTWQVGTIQSDRVLPERLDASYVGEDGERHRPVMLHRAIFGSYERFIGILIEHFAGKLPVWLAPTQAVVATIVSDADEYALQVTEKLRAAGIRVETDLRNEKINYKVREHSVAKVPNLLVVGKREAEEGTVALRVLGSQGQQMLTLDEAVAKLIEEATAPDLRSA; encoded by the coding sequence ATGTTCCGTATCACGCTGCCCGACGGTTCCGTCCGTGAGGTAGCCCCGGGGACTACCCCGGCGGACATCGCCGCGGCGATCGGTCCGGGCCTCGCCAAGGCCGCCATCGCTGCGCGCGTCGATGGCGAGCTGCGCGACATCGGCCGCCCGTTCGAAGGCGATTCGCAGCTCGCATTGGTCACCGCCAAGAACGAGGCGGATGCGCTCGAGCTGGCGCGCCACGACTATGCGCACATCCTGGCGGAAGCGGTGCAGAAGCTGTTTCCGGACACGCAGATCACCTTCGGCCCATCGACCGATGACGGCTTCTACTACGACTTCGCCCCCAAGGACCGCCCCTTCACCGAGGAGGACCTGCCGGCGATCGAAGCCGAGATGCGCAAGATCATCGCCGCGGATGAGCCCCTCATCCGCGAAGTCTGGTCGCGCGCCGACCTGATCGCGCGCTGGACCGCACAGGGCGAGAGCTTCAAGGCCGAATGGGCGCACGAGCTTCCAGAAGGCGAGGAACTGACTGTCTATCGCGCCGGCAAGGGCGAAGATGCGTGGCTCGACATGTGCCGCGGGCCGCATCTGGCCTCGACCGGCAAAGTCGATCCCAACGCGTTCAAGCTGACGCGCGTGTCGGGCGCGTACTGGCGCGGCGACCAGAAGAACGCGATGCTCAGCCGCATCTACGGCACCGGCTGGCTCAACAAGAAGCAGCTCGACGAGCATCTCCACCGGCTCGAAGAGGCTGCCAAGCGCGACCACCGCAAGCTCGGCCAGGAGATGGACCTGTTCCACCTCCAGGCCGAAGCGCATGGCAGCGTCTTCTGGCACCCGAACGGCTTCACCATCTGGCGCGCGCTCGAAGCCTATATGCGCCGCGCGATCGACGCCGCGGGCTATCAGGAAGTGAAGACGCCGCAGGTGATGGACGCGCGCCAATGGGAGCAGTCCGGCCATTGGGGCAAATATCGCGAGAACATGTTCGTCATCCCCGACGAAGTGCCCAATGTCGACGACGAGGGTCCGATCGTCTCCGACGACGCGCAGTGGATGGCGCTCAAGCCGATGAACTGCCCGGCGCACATCCTGATCTTCCGCCAGGGGATCAAATCGTACCGCGACCTGCCGCTGCGCCTGTACGAGAATGGCTGCTGCCACCGCAACGAGCCGCATGGCGCGCTGCACGGGCTGATGCGCGTCCGCCAGTTTACTCAGGACGACGCGCACATCTTCTGCCGCGAAGACCAGATCGTCGACGAAGTGCAGGCATTCTGCCGCCTCGCCGACCGTATCTATCGTGACTTCGGCTTCACCTATTCGATCAAGCTGGCGCTGCGCCCCGACAAGCGCTTCGGCACCGAGGAGATGTGGGACCAGGCCGAGACCGAGCTGCGCGATGCGGTAGTCCGCGCCGGCCTCGCCACCGAGGAATATGGCTGGGAAGAGCTGCCCGGCGAAGGCGCCTTCTACGCCCCCAAGCTGGAGTGGCACCTCACCGACGCGATCGGTCGCACCTGGCAGGTCGGCACGATCCAGTCGGACCGGGTGCTGCCCGAGCGCCTCGACGCAAGCTATGTCGGCGAGGATGGCGAGCGCCACCGCCCGGTGATGCTCCACCGCGCGATCTTCGGCTCGTATGAGCGCTTCATCGGCATCCTGATCGAGCATTTCGCCGGCAAGCTGCCGGTGTGGCTGGCGCCGACCCAGGCCGTGGTCGCGACGATCGTGTCGGACGCTGACGAATACGCGCTACAGGTGACCGAGAAGCTGCGCGCGGCGGGCATTCGCGTCGAGACCGACCTGCGCAACGAGAAGATCAACTACAAGGTGCGCGAGCATTCGGTGGCGAAGGTGCCGAACCTGCTGGTGGTCGGCAAGCGCGAGGCCGAGGAGGGCACCGTGGCGCTGCGCGTTCTGGGCTCCCAAGGGCAGCAGATGCTGACGCTGGATGAAGCGGTGGCCAAACTGATCGAAGAGGCGACCGCGCCGGATTTGCGCTCGGCCTGA
- a CDS encoding family 16 glycosylhydrolase — protein sequence MRARGLPIAALAALLLPVAANAQTAASSSTSQVDAPLAVPAGYAKVWADEFDRPGAPDPKKWAYDTSRNKDGWYNDELQYYAADRPENVRVENGRLVLEARKERLSDKPDFGGQNYASGKLVTKGLAEWKYGFLEVRAKLPCGRGIWPAIWMLAADGSAGWPAMGEIDIMEHVGWDPGRVHGTIHTKAYNHVAKTQKGANAMVPDACTAFHTYQLDWNEDRVLIGIDGRAHMRFDNDKKGDPATWPFATPEYLILNVAVGGWGGQKGIDPAAFPAAMEVDYVRVWQRR from the coding sequence ATGCGTGCGCGAGGGCTGCCGATTGCGGCCCTCGCCGCCCTCCTGCTGCCGGTCGCCGCCAACGCGCAGACCGCAGCTTCTTCCAGCACTTCCCAGGTCGATGCGCCGCTCGCGGTGCCTGCCGGCTATGCCAAGGTCTGGGCCGACGAGTTCGACCGGCCCGGCGCGCCCGATCCGAAGAAATGGGCATACGACACCAGCCGCAACAAGGACGGCTGGTATAACGACGAGCTCCAATATTACGCCGCCGATCGCCCGGAAAATGTCCGGGTCGAGAACGGCAGGCTCGTCCTCGAAGCGCGCAAGGAGCGGCTGTCGGACAAGCCCGATTTCGGCGGTCAGAACTATGCCTCGGGCAAGCTGGTCACCAAGGGGTTGGCCGAGTGGAAATACGGCTTCCTCGAAGTCCGGGCGAAGCTGCCGTGCGGGCGCGGCATCTGGCCGGCGATCTGGATGCTCGCCGCCGACGGCAGCGCCGGCTGGCCCGCGATGGGCGAGATCGACATCATGGAGCATGTCGGCTGGGACCCCGGCCGCGTCCACGGCACGATCCATACCAAGGCCTATAACCACGTCGCAAAGACCCAGAAGGGTGCCAACGCGATGGTCCCCGACGCCTGCACTGCGTTCCACACCTACCAGCTCGACTGGAATGAGGACCGCGTGCTGATCGGCATCGACGGCCGCGCCCACATGCGCTTCGACAACGACAAGAAGGGCGATCCCGCAACCTGGCCCTTTGCCACCCCGGAATATCTGATCCTCAACGTCGCGGTCGGCGGCTGGGGCGGACAGAAAGGGATCGATCCCGCCGCGTTCCCGGCAGCGATGGAAGTGGATTATGTGCGGGTTTGGCAGCGGCGCTAA
- a CDS encoding acetyltransferase, which produces MQIRNGRPEDVPRALEIWRAAVDATHGFLTPADRAEIDAMVAQDFLPNAELRLAVDDADRVQGFLVMDGEMIDALFVDPAVHGRGVGTALLNYALKLAPNAIVDASEQATNALPFYEARGFVRTGRSETDPQGRPYPLVHLRHPGR; this is translated from the coding sequence ATGCAAATCCGCAACGGTCGGCCCGAGGACGTGCCCCGCGCGCTGGAGATTTGGCGCGCTGCGGTAGACGCGACGCACGGCTTCCTGACGCCCGCGGACCGCGCCGAGATCGACGCGATGGTGGCACAGGACTTCCTGCCCAACGCCGAACTCCGGCTGGCCGTGGACGACGCCGATCGGGTGCAGGGGTTTCTGGTGATGGACGGCGAGATGATCGACGCACTGTTCGTCGATCCCGCGGTGCATGGCCGCGGCGTCGGCACTGCGCTGCTGAACTACGCCCTGAAGCTCGCGCCGAACGCGATCGTCGACGCCAGCGAACAGGCGACCAACGCCCTGCCGTTCTACGAGGCCCGCGGCTTCGTGCGCACCGGCCGTTCGGAGACCGACCCCCAGGGCCGCCCGTATCCGCTCGTCCATCTGCGGCATCCCGGACGCTGA
- a CDS encoding TorF family putative porin: MKTPIALAILLCSAMPAFAQDEEPPKAITVSGSVALVSDYRFRGVSQTDEELAVQGGVSISHESGFYVGTWGSNLAGWGTFGGSNTELDIYGGFKFPVGGGTLDVGVTWYMYPGGADITDFAEPYVKLSGTAGPVSLLAGVAYAPAQEALGKWYLSGADAVAGVYNDPGDKEDNLYLWGDISSAIPNTPVTLKGHLGYSDGNAGLGPNGTSIAPTGKYWDWMLGADLAIAGTPLVLGVAYTDTDISNADAAYLLPNFSSTKDGSSISGSQVVFSLSAAF, translated from the coding sequence ATGAAAACACCTATTGCGCTTGCTATCCTGCTTTGCTCGGCCATGCCTGCCTTCGCGCAGGACGAGGAGCCGCCCAAGGCGATCACCGTCTCCGGCAGCGTCGCGCTCGTCTCCGACTATCGCTTCCGCGGCGTCTCGCAGACCGACGAGGAGCTTGCGGTGCAGGGCGGCGTCTCGATCAGTCATGAGAGCGGCTTCTATGTCGGCACCTGGGGGTCGAACCTCGCCGGCTGGGGCACGTTCGGCGGCTCGAACACAGAGCTCGACATCTATGGCGGCTTCAAGTTCCCGGTCGGCGGCGGCACGCTCGACGTCGGCGTGACCTGGTACATGTATCCGGGCGGCGCAGACATCACCGATTTCGCCGAGCCGTACGTCAAGCTGAGCGGCACGGCGGGCCCGGTCAGCCTGCTCGCGGGCGTGGCCTATGCCCCGGCGCAGGAAGCGCTGGGCAAATGGTATCTCAGCGGCGCTGACGCTGTCGCAGGCGTGTATAACGATCCGGGCGACAAGGAAGACAATCTCTACCTCTGGGGCGACATCAGCTCGGCCATCCCCAACACGCCGGTGACGCTGAAGGGCCATCTCGGCTATTCGGACGGCAATGCGGGGCTGGGCCCGAACGGCACAAGCATCGCGCCGACCGGCAAATATTGGGACTGGATGCTCGGCGCCGATCTCGCGATCGCGGGCACGCCGCTGGTGCTGGGTGTCGCCTATACCGACACTGACATCAGCAATGCCGATGCGGCGTATCTGCTGCCCAATTTCTCGTCGACCAAGGACGGGTCGAGCATTTCGGGCAGCCAGGTCGTGTTCTCGCTGAGCGCTGCGTTCTGA
- a CDS encoding SWFGD domain-containing protein yields the protein MDDRNRRYGQRDYYGGRSPQEYPQDYGSGRDYAGRTGRPRGDYGSRGWRDDDAGDRSQYPDYDRARVTDYHRSAGAEHGYRGQDRHRGHDRSRDRYDEDRGFLDRAGDEIRSWFGDEDAERRRERDQRYDAQTGRDERSFGGVGDGQYQSWRRQRIAELDRDYDEYQRENSQRFHNEFTSWRGERQTQRDSLHRVNEHMEVLGSDGSHVGVVDKIRGDRILLTKSDSDAGGHHHSIPSRWIQSVDDKVTLRKTADEAKAHWRDEERSGALFGERSRDDDRQAWSSAGNLNRSFSGTY from the coding sequence ATGGACGACCGCAACCGCCGCTACGGACAGCGCGATTATTATGGCGGCCGCAGCCCGCAGGAATACCCGCAGGACTATGGTTCGGGCCGTGACTATGCCGGCCGGACCGGCCGACCGCGCGGCGATTATGGCAGCCGCGGATGGCGCGACGACGACGCCGGCGACCGCAGCCAATATCCGGACTATGACCGCGCCAGGGTAACCGATTATCATCGCTCGGCCGGCGCCGAGCACGGCTATCGCGGGCAGGATCGCCACCGCGGCCATGATCGCAGCCGGGACCGCTATGACGAGGATCGCGGCTTCCTCGATCGCGCCGGCGACGAGATCCGCTCATGGTTCGGCGACGAGGATGCCGAGCGCCGCCGCGAGCGCGACCAGCGCTACGACGCCCAGACCGGCCGCGACGAGCGCAGCTTTGGCGGCGTCGGCGACGGCCAATACCAGTCGTGGCGCCGCCAGCGCATCGCCGAGCTCGACCGCGACTATGACGAATATCAGCGCGAGAATTCGCAGCGCTTCCACAACGAGTTCACCAGCTGGCGCGGCGAACGGCAGACCCAGCGCGACTCGCTGCACCGCGTCAACGAGCATATGGAAGTGCTCGGATCGGACGGCAGCCATGTCGGCGTAGTCGACAAGATCCGCGGCGATCGCATCCTGCTGACCAAGAGCGACAGCGACGCCGGTGGGCATCATCATTCGATTCCGTCGCGCTGGATCCAGTCGGTCGACGACAAGGTGACGCTGCGCAAGACCGCCGACGAAGCGAAGGCCCATTGGCGCGACGAGGAGCGATCGGGCGCGCTGTTCGGCGAACGCAGCCGCGACGACGACCGGCAGGCCTGGTCGAGCGCGGGCAACCTCAACCGCAGCTTTTCGGGCACCTATTGA